In one window of Deltaproteobacteria bacterium DNA:
- a CDS encoding CooT family nickel-binding protein — MCLSTIYTVSENERNEVMKDVAGIEAEGAGFWASDLFGDRTFIKGRIKSVDFVSGALMVENSDSSR; from the coding sequence ATGTGTTTGAGCACCATTTATACGGTTTCGGAAAATGAGCGGAATGAGGTCATGAAGGATGTGGCCGGAATAGAGGCGGAGGGTGCAGGCTTCTGGGCGAGCGACCTCTTTGGTGACAGGACGTTCATCAAAGGACGGATCAAGAGCGTCGACTTCGTAAGCGGCGCCCTGATGGTGGAGAACAGCGATTCCAGTAGATAG
- a CDS encoding aminoglycoside phosphotransferase family protein, with translation MDIDVKVENYLKERFGSKTSLISMERLGEGVHGTAYRVTFTHPKGEDRLIMKTLFHSRFGHDHYSDRAQVLLLAQANFNEMPKHVRATDVVGESPERLISVKDAREFYIFMEEAEGVSYFEDLDAILKRGRLNDLDRERAGMLARFIADVHALRYTGEDAKTLYRRRIRDLIGHGECIMGIIDAYDPVDFTTDRELVAYAGKSLNWWGKIRDRGERLCSVHGDYHPGNIRLQGDDFVLLDRSRGTWGEPADDVSCLGMNYIHYAVKDRGTFEGPFADLFRIFLDAYLEKTGDAGFFEVAQPFFAFRVLVIANPKFYPDDTVETKRKLIDFGLSVLETARFDPEKIAAYLEGK, from the coding sequence ATGGATATTGACGTCAAAGTCGAAAATTACTTGAAAGAGCGTTTCGGATCAAAAACCTCTTTAATCTCCATGGAACGGCTGGGCGAGGGGGTGCACGGCACGGCCTATCGGGTGACATTTACCCATCCGAAGGGAGAAGACCGATTGATCATGAAGACCCTTTTTCATTCTCGTTTCGGACACGATCATTATTCGGACAGGGCACAGGTCCTCCTCCTTGCCCAGGCCAATTTCAATGAGATGCCCAAGCATGTGAGGGCCACGGATGTGGTGGGGGAATCGCCGGAGAGGCTCATTTCCGTAAAAGACGCCAGGGAATTCTATATATTCATGGAGGAGGCCGAAGGGGTCTCTTATTTCGAGGATCTGGATGCGATTTTGAAGCGGGGACGCCTGAACGATCTGGACAGGGAACGGGCCGGGATGCTCGCCCGTTTCATCGCGGATGTCCATGCCCTCAGGTATACGGGGGAAGACGCGAAGACCCTTTACAGAAGGCGGATCCGAGACCTGATCGGGCACGGCGAGTGCATCATGGGGATCATCGATGCCTACGACCCGGTTGATTTCACGACGGACAGGGAACTGGTTGCCTATGCCGGGAAATCTTTGAACTGGTGGGGGAAGATCAGGGACAGGGGAGAACGGTTGTGCAGCGTGCACGGCGATTATCATCCGGGCAACATCCGATTGCAGGGGGATGATTTTGTCCTCCTGGACCGCTCCAGGGGGACCTGGGGCGAACCTGCCGACGATGTATCCTGTCTTGGCATGAATTATATCCACTACGCAGTGAAAGATCGCGGGACCTTTGAGGGTCCCTTTGCCGACCTGTTCCGGATCTTCCTGGACGCCTACCTGGAAAAGACCGGCGATGCGGGATTTTTTGAGGTTGCCCAACCCTTTTTCGCCTTCCGGGTACTGGTCATCGCCAATCCGAAATTTTATCCGGACGATACCGTCGAAACAAAAAGAAAGCTGATTGACTTCGGGCTTTCCGTCCTCGAGACAGCGAGGTTCGACCCCGAGAAGATCGCGGCATATCTGGAGGGGAAATGA
- a CDS encoding adenylyl-sulfate kinase, with amino-acid sequence MSFCLWLTGLPGSGKSTILKELLEKLSGAGVEAVTLSLDHIRKVVTPNPKYTDEERGIVYRSLVMMAQLLMTEGGRNVIIDATGNRREFRDLARQLIPDFAEIYVQCPLKTCEDREASRRGQPVQKDLYKRAAEGKLKGAMPGISAPYEAPENPEVTVQSDILSPPQSAEKIIGYMQSRWPELFGKENRLC; translated from the coding sequence ATGAGCTTCTGTTTATGGCTGACCGGACTACCGGGTTCAGGCAAAAGCACCATCCTGAAAGAGCTGTTGGAGAAATTGTCAGGAGCGGGGGTTGAAGCGGTTACCCTCAGCCTTGATCATATACGGAAGGTGGTCACCCCCAATCCAAAATACACTGATGAAGAACGGGGTATCGTATATCGCTCGCTGGTCATGATGGCCCAACTCCTGATGACAGAGGGGGGGAGGAATGTGATCATCGATGCAACCGGAAATCGCAGGGAATTCCGGGATCTGGCCCGACAGTTGATTCCTGATTTTGCAGAAATTTATGTACAGTGTCCTCTCAAGACATGTGAGGATCGGGAGGCGTCCCGCCGGGGCCAGCCTGTTCAAAAAGACCTGTATAAGCGTGCCGCGGAAGGAAAACTGAAAGGGGCGATGCCCGGAATCTCCGCGCCCTACGAAGCGCCGGAAAATCCGGAAGTCACGGTCCAATCGGATATCCTGTCTCCCCCGCAATCCGCGGAAAAGATCATCGGCTATATGCAGTCACGATGGCCTGAACTGTTCGGGAAGGAAAACAGGTTATGCTGA
- a CDS encoding inositol monophosphatase: MLKTAIEAAQGAGRIIAGRYPGGRDITLKGLRDLVTDADMAAESVIVELIQTRFPDHAILSEEAGGEAIGSGFTWVVDPLDGTTNYAHHHPLFAVSIGVLEGKKPLIGVIHDPLRDQTFVAHRGAGARLNNVPIHVSRIKRFEEAMVGLDWGHENEVRERMLRYLGRVLPRCGTVRASGSAALGLAYVAAGWLDAYFHPGLKPWDAAAGILLVKEAGGRCTTMKGAPYQVQLPDCLATNRSLHDELFAAMQAG; encoded by the coding sequence ATGCTGAAGACCGCTATCGAGGCGGCGCAGGGGGCGGGTCGGATCATTGCCGGCCGTTACCCGGGAGGCCGCGACATAACCCTGAAAGGCCTCCGCGATCTGGTGACCGATGCGGATATGGCAGCGGAATCGGTGATAGTTGAACTGATTCAGACCCGCTTTCCCGATCACGCGATCCTCTCTGAGGAAGCGGGAGGCGAGGCCATCGGCAGTGGATTTACGTGGGTAGTGGATCCCCTGGACGGGACGACCAACTATGCGCACCACCATCCGCTATTCGCGGTCTCCATCGGGGTGCTGGAGGGGAAAAAACCGCTCATAGGGGTCATCCACGATCCTTTGCGGGATCAGACTTTTGTGGCCCACAGGGGGGCCGGGGCCCGGCTCAACAATGTGCCGATTCACGTCAGCCGCATAAAAAGGTTTGAAGAGGCCATGGTGGGACTGGACTGGGGGCACGAAAATGAGGTGCGCGAGCGGATGTTGAGATATTTAGGCCGGGTTCTTCCGCGCTGCGGAACGGTGCGTGCCTCAGGTTCAGCGGCCCTGGGGCTGGCCTATGTGGCGGCGGGATGGCTGGATGCCTATTTCCATCCGGGATTAAAGCCCTGGGACGCGGCCGCCGGCATACTCCTTGTTAAAGAGGCGGGCGGGCGGTGCACCACCATGAAAGGCGCGCCATACCAGGTCCAATTGCCTGACTGCCTGGCGACCAATCGAAGCCTTCACGATGAATTGTTCGCGGCGATGCAGGCCGGATGA
- a CDS encoding ZIP family metal transporter, producing the protein MENTFWTAFGASFLAAFVTSIGIYVIRRFERWGRDNSIYFVCFAAGVLISVSFLHIIPKAFLMNGQAPSYLFAGYISLHLFNRFINAFVCDKSSNEHYAIGLIPMFGIGFHSFIDGFIYSITFSVSVFTGVLAAFGMVLHEFPEGIITYLLLIRAGFSEKRSFLLAFLAAAVTTPLGMLVSYPYISRISEPFLGALLAFSAGALVYVGATHLLPQAEAENKKYSLFALGAGILVAVIIVLSKA; encoded by the coding sequence ATGGAGAACACATTCTGGACCGCCTTCGGTGCCAGTTTTCTGGCCGCCTTCGTGACCTCCATAGGCATTTATGTCATTCGACGTTTTGAGCGATGGGGCCGGGACAATAGCATCTATTTTGTCTGTTTTGCCGCAGGCGTGCTGATTTCCGTCTCATTTTTGCACATCATTCCCAAGGCGTTTTTGATGAATGGGCAGGCGCCTTCTTATCTGTTCGCCGGGTACATCAGCCTCCATCTGTTTAATCGATTCATCAATGCATTTGTCTGCGACAAAAGCTCGAACGAGCACTATGCCATCGGCCTCATCCCGATGTTCGGCATCGGGTTTCATTCATTTATCGACGGATTCATATACTCCATCACATTCAGCGTTAGTGTATTTACCGGTGTTCTGGCCGCCTTCGGCATGGTCCTTCATGAGTTTCCCGAGGGTATTATCACTTACCTCCTCCTGATTCGCGCAGGATTCAGCGAGAAACGGTCCTTCCTTTTGGCATTTCTCGCAGCAGCCGTGACAACTCCACTGGGCATGCTCGTATCATACCCGTACATCAGCCGGATCTCCGAGCCGTTCCTGGGCGCCCTTCTCGCATTTTCTGCAGGGGCGCTGGTATATGTGGGGGCCACCCACCTCCTGCCCCAGGCAGAAGCGGAAAACAAGAAATACAGCCTGTTTGCCCTGGGAGCAGGGATTCTCGTGGCCGTTATCATCGTCCTTTCAAAGGCATAG
- a CDS encoding PAS domain-containing sensor histidine kinase yields MKGEKKNEDHEDRPEKDFQNIAFYSFIIDSLPVGILTVNPEMKVTSLNRWAEKLTGYSEKEAVGRFCGDVLRGGMCKLDCPLKKAINRQHPVVRIDSTIRNRYGEIIPVRMNTAALLDDNGRLIGGVEAFQDISRLKTLEREKDNLISMFAHDMKSSLTVIGGFVLRLIKKARQLDEEKQRDYLNIIRRESGKLESLVNDFLEFSRLQAGRLKLNLSATSLDKELMELSDAYQLKASQSGLRLELKNEEELPVIICDSNKLRRVFSNLLDNAIKFSKDKGTITLSTHTTPDEVIVEVKDEGIGIDADELPYVFDSFHRGRGVEQKEGFGLGLASVKAIVEGHGGRIAVESEPGKGSVFSVFLPRTNKQKQLSLPEVEGIGVAG; encoded by the coding sequence ATGAAAGGGGAAAAAAAGAACGAGGACCACGAGGACAGGCCGGAGAAGGATTTCCAAAACATCGCCTTCTACAGTTTTATCATCGATAGCCTGCCGGTGGGCATTCTTACGGTCAACCCCGAAATGAAGGTGACCAGTCTCAACCGTTGGGCCGAGAAGCTCACGGGCTATTCCGAGAAAGAGGCGGTGGGCCGCTTTTGCGGCGACGTCCTCCGGGGCGGTATGTGCAAGCTCGACTGCCCTTTGAAAAAAGCCATCAACCGCCAGCACCCCGTGGTGAGGATCGATAGCACCATCAGGAACAGGTATGGAGAAATCATTCCGGTCAGAATGAATACGGCGGCGCTGTTGGACGACAACGGCAGACTTATCGGCGGGGTGGAGGCCTTCCAGGACATTTCCCGCCTGAAGACCCTGGAACGGGAGAAGGACAATCTCATCTCCATGTTCGCCCATGACATGAAGTCTTCGCTGACCGTCATCGGCGGCTTTGTCCTGCGGCTGATCAAGAAAGCAAGGCAGCTTGACGAGGAAAAGCAGAGGGACTATCTTAATATCATAAGGCGGGAGTCGGGAAAACTTGAATCGCTGGTCAATGATTTTCTGGAGTTTTCCCGATTGCAGGCAGGACGACTCAAGCTGAACCTGAGCGCCACTTCCCTGGATAAGGAATTGATGGAGCTCTCAGATGCCTACCAGTTGAAGGCCTCGCAATCCGGACTTCGTCTGGAACTCAAGAATGAGGAAGAACTCCCGGTGATCATATGCGACAGCAACAAGTTGCGCAGGGTCTTCAGCAATCTTTTGGACAACGCCATTAAATTTTCAAAAGACAAGGGAACCATCACCCTCTCCACCCATACGACCCCTGACGAGGTGATTGTAGAGGTTAAGGACGAGGGGATCGGCATTGATGCGGATGAACTGCCCTATGTTTTCGACAGCTTTCACCGGGGCAGAGGCGTAGAACAGAAAGAGGGCTTCGGCCTGGGTCTGGCCTCTGTAAAGGCCATTGTCGAGGGACACGGCGGAAGGATTGCGGTTGAAAGCGAGCCGGGCAAAGGATCGGTGTTTTCAGTATTCCTGCCCAGAACGAACAAGCAAAAACAACTCTCTCTACCTGAGGTCGAGGGAATCGGCGTGGCGGGGTAA
- a CDS encoding radical SAM protein, with translation MENRKYLFGPVPSRRFGRSLGIDLTPYKTCSLDCVFCQLGRTTDKTIERREYVNIQEVLAELEEWLETDGVADYITLSGSGEPTLHERFGDVLALIREKSEIPSLLLTNGTLLHLPEVRKAAAQASIVKVSLSAWDQASFGWVNRPHAELRFEELISGQKAFRREYTGRLWMEVFLISGRNAMPGDVRKIAALAEEIGPDRIQLNTAIRPAAEDFAVPVSKERMMELTHLFHPPAEIIAEFSNQKDLKLGATKESVLAMLQRRPCTAGQIAEGFGMHLNEVSKYLGNLLSTDQIRTERKGETIYYAAAGRKG, from the coding sequence ATGGAAAATAGGAAATACCTGTTTGGCCCGGTGCCGTCCCGGCGTTTCGGACGGTCCCTGGGCATAGACCTGACCCCTTACAAGACGTGCAGCCTGGATTGCGTCTTCTGCCAGTTGGGCCGGACCACGGATAAGACCATTGAGCGTCGGGAATATGTCAACATCCAAGAGGTCCTTGCCGAACTTGAAGAATGGCTCGAAACCGATGGCGTGGCAGATTATATCACCCTCTCGGGGTCAGGGGAACCCACCCTCCATGAACGTTTTGGAGATGTGCTGGCATTGATCAGGGAAAAGAGCGAGATCCCTTCTCTCCTTCTGACCAACGGCACCCTGCTCCACCTGCCTGAGGTGCGAAAGGCAGCCGCACAGGCCAGCATTGTGAAGGTCTCCCTGAGCGCCTGGGATCAGGCCTCTTTCGGCTGGGTGAACCGTCCCCACGCCGAACTGCGGTTTGAAGAATTGATCAGCGGACAGAAGGCCTTTCGCAGGGAGTACACCGGCCGGTTGTGGATGGAGGTCTTTCTCATTTCCGGCAGGAACGCCATGCCCGGCGATGTCAGGAAGATTGCCGCACTGGCAGAGGAGATCGGACCCGACCGGATCCAGCTCAATACCGCCATACGTCCGGCAGCAGAGGATTTTGCCGTGCCTGTATCCAAGGAACGGATGATGGAATTGACGCATCTTTTTCACCCACCGGCAGAGATTATTGCCGAATTTTCGAATCAAAAAGACCTCAAATTGGGGGCGACCAAGGAGTCGGTACTGGCGATGCTCCAACGCCGGCCATGCACCGCGGGCCAGATCGCCGAGGGGTTCGGAATGCACCTTAATGAGGTATCGAAATATCTTGGAAATCTGTTGAGCACGGATCAAATCCGAACCGAGAGAAAAGGTGAGACGATTTACTATGCCGCGGCCGGCAGAAAAGGGTAG